A section of the Methanofollis sp. UBA420 genome encodes:
- a CDS encoding NosD domain-containing protein, which produces MKKSIGIFCLILLTLLIAPTAAATLYVDDDGGEGVYTTIQAAHDAAAEGDTICILPGTYSRFAVRIPHLTFQSRDGPDSVIIDCRDGPGLRIPDGKNCNAAGTIIDGLTIINGKPSFQLGTYGPANGSIVRNCIIKEIVSEFAPQGDNLTLENNTFMNGKRVQQTIVMLQDSKDCKIINNTFTNITIQDYGAIVLYQATNSTITDNIFDVMGNSFCIIPPGEGNKIFLNSNISGITLMGTAPTLTHWNSTAPVTYFYNSTGHTGYLGNFWSDYTGADEDVDGVIDTPYDLPEGLGTDYAPLKEAGGEYEVLVPQTLYVDDDGGDGVYTTIQAAVDAAQCVDTIVVRDGAYTENVLVDKGLTIRAENGTKAVTVTAKVPEKPVFDLKADGITVEGLSVRGPTNEHVAGIESVGYDNCRIIGNDCGGACYNGIHLGGDATGNLIEANTCHDNTRRGISLRDTVTGNTVFNNTCWNNVDDELCVKDYPADNVIWANAFFGTVECLNPSTYHSPEMVTYTYNDAEHTGYVGNYYGGYEGTDGDGNGIGDEPMLLGTDSVAGDYHDDYPMMGVWQDGVIVKPAPVLTGITVEPGTFEAETGETWQFNATGLNWDKSAIPGLDFTWTASDESIGTVNETGWFEAVKPGTVTLTAACGEIEGTADVTVVTPETLTSIEIIKYAPDGVNVAEKKTVSIRWMQRHLPLLGGENGTMLRFQGPTFDKNDPWNPAEDLNLGKVNNTVKGTALADLCAIVGGAYDGGEIQFAGRDDYPGKLPSSTVLAPNERQGPAMIAWWDAEMGEYPEWGDGPQLFFLTPDGVFGNDDMRICFDEAYHHYWQEWPSAAGMSVKKIATIKIVPEPREDWTLALSGAITRKIDRPAFEQGVGCTQAGHSATWTDGGKTWSGMPLWLLCGWVDDADQHAPFRDDLADAGYTVVLIDYGPDNIASTADDRAVEFTSKEVKRNNDIILANEVDDWPLAKGDWPLKLVGSGVPAEKRLGSIDAIRLVGLAAGDEGMALTLQKGWNFVSTPRTLAPGNDTALIFANVDCAGHSIYTFDTRNGLWKALGTDDKILPLQGVWVYAKQVTNVPLTFSTEDITTPPNRRLAAGWNAVGYSDIKPEPTRDALESVKDTWAILIGFDAGNQAYERSAINGAVGSHVDTLPMEPGRGYWLFMRADGTLAAISA; this is translated from the coding sequence ATGAAAAAATCGATTGGAATTTTCTGCCTTATCCTACTTACTCTCCTCATCGCACCGACGGCGGCGGCGACCCTGTATGTCGACGACGACGGCGGCGAGGGAGTCTACACAACCATCCAGGCTGCTCATGACGCCGCAGCGGAGGGGGACACGATCTGTATCCTGCCAGGCACCTACTCAAGATTCGCTGTCAGAATACCTCACCTGACCTTCCAGAGCAGAGATGGGCCCGATTCTGTCATCATTGACTGTCGGGATGGACCGGGGCTCAGGATCCCGGACGGAAAAAACTGTAACGCGGCCGGGACGATCATTGACGGATTAACAATTATTAATGGAAAACCAAGTTTTCAACTTGGAACGTATGGCCCCGCCAACGGTTCGATTGTCAGGAATTGCATCATAAAAGAAATAGTGAGCGAATTCGCTCCACAAGGCGACAATCTCACGCTTGAGAACAACACTTTCATGAATGGAAAGAGGGTGCAGCAGACCATTGTAATGCTGCAAGATTCGAAAGACTGCAAAATCATCAATAACACGTTCACTAATATTACAATCCAAGATTATGGGGCTATCGTACTTTATCAGGCAACCAACAGCACCATAACCGATAACATCTTCGATGTAATGGGGAATAGTTTCTGCATTATCCCGCCCGGCGAGGGCAACAAGATCTTCCTGAACTCCAACATCTCAGGGATCACCCTCATGGGCACCGCCCCCACCCTTACCCACTGGAACTCCACCGCCCCCGTCACCTACTTCTACAACAGCACCGGGCACACCGGCTACCTCGGCAACTTCTGGTCCGACTACACAGGCGCCGACGAGGACGTCGACGGCGTCATCGACACGCCCTACGACCTCCCCGAAGGCCTCGGCACCGATTACGCACCGCTGAAGGAGGCGGGCGGGGAGTATGAAGTCCTCGTCCCGCAGACCCTGTACGTCGACGACGACGGCGGGGACGGCGTCTACACCACCATCCAGGCGGCCGTGGACGCCGCACAGTGCGTCGACACCATCGTCGTCCGCGACGGCGCCTACACCGAGAACGTGCTCGTCGACAAGGGCCTGACCATCAGGGCCGAGAACGGGACGAAGGCCGTCACCGTGACCGCCAAAGTGCCCGAGAAACCGGTCTTCGACCTCAAGGCCGACGGCATCACCGTCGAAGGCCTCTCCGTCCGCGGGCCGACCAACGAACACGTCGCCGGCATCGAGAGCGTCGGCTACGACAACTGCCGCATCATCGGCAACGACTGTGGCGGGGCCTGCTACAACGGCATCCACCTCGGCGGCGACGCCACCGGCAACCTCATTGAGGCAAACACCTGCCACGACAACACCCGGAGGGGCATCAGCCTCAGGGACACTGTCACCGGCAACACCGTCTTCAACAACACCTGCTGGAACAACGTCGACGACGAACTCTGCGTCAAGGACTACCCCGCCGACAACGTCATCTGGGCCAACGCCTTCTTCGGCACCGTCGAGTGCCTCAACCCCAGCACCTACCACTCGCCTGAGATGGTCACCTACACCTACAACGACGCCGAGCACACCGGCTATGTCGGCAACTACTATGGCGGCTACGAAGGCACCGATGGGGACGGAAACGGCATCGGCGACGAACCCATGCTCCTCGGCACAGACAGCGTCGCCGGCGACTACCATGATGACTACCCGATGATGGGCGTCTGGCAGGACGGCGTGATCGTGAAACCCGCCCCGGTCCTCACCGGCATCACCGTCGAACCCGGAACCTTCGAGGCCGAGACAGGCGAGACCTGGCAGTTCAACGCCACCGGCCTCAACTGGGACAAATCCGCCATCCCCGGCCTCGACTTCACATGGACGGCGAGCGACGAGAGCATCGGCACCGTGAACGAGACAGGGTGGTTCGAGGCCGTCAAACCCGGCACCGTCACCCTCACCGCCGCGTGCGGCGAGATCGAAGGCACCGCCGACGTCACCGTCGTCACACCGGAGACCCTCACCTCCATCGAGATCATCAAGTACGCCCCCGACGGCGTCAACGTCGCGGAGAAGAAGACCGTCAGCATCAGGTGGATGCAGCGTCACCTCCCCCTCCTCGGTGGTGAGAACGGCACCATGCTCAGGTTCCAGGGCCCGACCTTCGACAAGAACGACCCCTGGAACCCGGCAGAGGACCTCAACCTCGGCAAGGTCAACAACACCGTCAAAGGCACGGCCCTCGCCGACCTCTGCGCCATCGTCGGCGGTGCCTACGACGGCGGCGAGATCCAGTTCGCCGGCAGGGACGACTACCCTGGCAAACTCCCCTCCTCAACCGTCCTCGCCCCCAACGAGAGGCAGGGCCCCGCGATGATCGCCTGGTGGGACGCCGAGATGGGCGAGTACCCCGAATGGGGCGACGGGCCGCAGCTCTTCTTCCTCACCCCCGACGGCGTCTTCGGCAACGACGACATGCGGATCTGCTTCGACGAGGCCTACCACCACTACTGGCAGGAATGGCCATCGGCGGCAGGCATGTCCGTCAAGAAGATCGCCACCATCAAGATCGTCCCCGAACCCAGGGAGGACTGGACCCTCGCCCTCTCCGGCGCGATCACACGAAAGATCGACCGCCCCGCCTTTGAACAGGGCGTCGGCTGCACCCAGGCAGGCCACAGCGCCACCTGGACAGACGGCGGGAAGACGTGGTCGGGCATGCCCCTCTGGCTCCTCTGCGGCTGGGTCGACGACGCCGACCAGCATGCACCATTCCGCGACGACCTCGCCGACGCCGGTTACACCGTCGTCCTCATCGACTACGGCCCTGACAACATCGCCAGCACCGCCGACGACCGCGCCGTCGAGTTCACCAGCAAAGAGGTGAAGAGAAACAACGACATCATCCTCGCGAACGAGGTCGACGACTGGCCCCTCGCCAAGGGCGATTGGCCCCTCAAACTCGTCGGCAGCGGCGTGCCCGCGGAGAAGCGCCTCGGCAGCATCGACGCCATCAGGCTCGTCGGTCTCGCCGCAGGCGACGAGGGCATGGCCCTCACTCTCCAGAAGGGCTGGAACTTCGTCTCCACCCCGCGGACCCTCGCACCCGGCAACGACACCGCCCTGATCTTCGCGAACGTCGACTGCGCCGGCCACTCCATCTACACCTTCGACACCAGGAACGGCCTCTGGAAGGCCCTCGGGACGGACGACAAGATCCTGCCCCTCCAGGGCGTCTGGGTCTACGCAAAACAGGTCACGAACGTCCCCCTCACCTTCAGCACCGAGGACATCACCACCCCGCCGAACCGGCGTCTTGCCGCAGGCTGGAACGCTGTTGGGTACTCAGACATCAAACCTGAACCGACCAGAGACGCACTCGAATCAGTGAAAGATACCTGGGCCATCCTCATTGGCTTCGACGCCGGGAACCAGGCCTACGAACGTTCGGCCATCAACGGCGCTGTCGGCAGCCACGTCGACACTCTCCCGATGGAACCAGGCCGGGGCTACTGGCTGTTCATGCGGGCCGACGGCACGCTGGCGGCCATCAGCGCCTAA
- a CDS encoding DUF5611 family protein encodes MQEYPIKRGFKDGLGERMVASLSECFDVEPSETAGTYTISYGALKMLAVSLGPKGSTVLVDTESDLAADDETILDTNRRFRKYLDSVTGYTSKERAKKMQKAD; translated from the coding sequence ATGCAGGAATATCCGATTAAGCGGGGGTTTAAGGACGGGCTTGGCGAGCGGATGGTCGCCTCCCTCTCGGAGTGCTTTGACGTGGAGCCTTCGGAGACGGCAGGCACGTACACCATCTCGTACGGCGCCCTGAAGATGCTCGCCGTCTCCCTCGGCCCGAAGGGGAGCACGGTCCTTGTGGACACCGAGTCAGACCTTGCCGCGGACGATGAAACGATCCTGGATACGAACCGCAGGTTCAGGAAGTATCTGGATTCCGTGACCGGGTACACTTCCAAAGAGCGGGCGAAGAAGATGCAGAAGGCTGACTGA
- a CDS encoding proteasome assembly chaperone family protein has product MMSAEPEIKITSKPLSGENPLVLMGFPGSGLVGSIALQYLVEQMEFEQIGNITSKYFPPVAMMAKGVINVPVRIYEKAETAAIVADIPIHPMICYEVANGIIEWLAGYPVREVITIAGIVTNEPEKRVFGVATREEMLERIRDETVILPMGSISGIAGSILTECKIRNLPGYGFLGETVNTPDPRSAAATLKVLNTLYGLDVDVEPLLEQAAEIEATMHKLAEEVQSTETPQKKENLPMYG; this is encoded by the coding sequence ATGATGTCGGCCGAACCGGAGATAAAAATCACTTCAAAGCCCCTGAGCGGCGAAAATCCTCTGGTCCTCATGGGCTTTCCGGGCAGTGGACTCGTCGGGAGCATTGCCCTGCAATACCTCGTGGAGCAGATGGAGTTCGAGCAGATCGGGAACATCACGAGCAAATATTTCCCGCCTGTCGCCATGATGGCCAAGGGCGTCATCAATGTCCCGGTCAGGATCTACGAGAAGGCGGAGACGGCGGCCATCGTCGCCGACATCCCGATCCACCCGATGATCTGCTATGAAGTCGCAAACGGGATCATCGAATGGCTCGCCGGGTACCCGGTCAGGGAGGTGATCACGATCGCGGGCATCGTCACCAACGAACCGGAGAAGAGGGTCTTTGGCGTCGCCACCCGGGAGGAGATGCTTGAGAGGATCAGGGACGAAACCGTCATCCTCCCGATGGGGAGCATCTCCGGGATCGCGGGGAGCATCCTCACCGAGTGCAAGATCAGGAATCTCCCTGGCTACGGGTTCCTCGGCGAGACGGTGAACACCCCCGACCCCCGCTCGGCGGCGGCGACGCTGAAGGTGCTCAACACCCTGTACGGTCTGGACGTCGATGTCGAACCTCTCCTCGAACAGGCGGCCGAGATCGAGGCGACGATGCACAAACTCGCCGAAGAGGTCCAGAGCACCGAAACGCCCCAGAAAAAAGAGAACCTTCCGATGTACGGGTGA
- a CDS encoding DUF473 domain-containing protein gives MKMTALTGIAGGVISELKQGKPRTIELQSTNNVVSVAALEPGPDTHLFLTSVDLEDLSAGDVGIIVRVLSVNINMKRVIDYIHPVYYEERERLSARVQVSYCGNSMAKSVEIGSICHPVVVEAVKAAHYHAI, from the coding sequence ATGAAAATGACTGCATTGACAGGGATAGCAGGGGGGGTCATATCCGAACTCAAACAGGGAAAACCGCGGACCATCGAGCTGCAGAGCACGAACAATGTCGTTTCCGTCGCAGCGCTCGAACCCGGCCCCGACACCCACCTCTTTCTCACGAGCGTCGACCTCGAGGACCTCTCGGCCGGGGACGTCGGAATCATTGTCAGGGTGCTCTCGGTGAACATCAACATGAAGCGGGTGATCGACTATATCCACCCGGTCTACTACGAGGAGCGCGAGCGCCTCTCCGCCCGGGTCCAGGTCAGTTACTGCGGCAACTCCATGGCGAAGTCGGTGGAGATCGGTTCCATCTGTCACCCGGTCGTGGTGGAGGCGGTAAAGGCGGCGCATTACCACGCCATCTGA
- a CDS encoding NosD domain-containing protein encodes MKSEKKSKSRLFKESIPVSRIKANITPLLILVLLGLLLVAPVSAGKQTTEVTVVKLAADGTTVLDERTVDYRWMEANLPIQGDGVTHYYMQGPTFNESNLWDPDEIDTESIKGSDYHAMRGTDMQDLCDLVGGMGPDDIVWIHPSDSFSPAHYPYRNIYYTDTAHGGNPAQGPLVLTWWRPDDGYVPDYETGMRTIFFATTQNAKGQYVFGNTDMRRFMDEEYWSYYYDGAVKWPSSRSQSMKYVQKIVIRSQEPAPLFPVTITANQTSGYLPLTVQFTGATTASSPTAWHWDFGDNATANVQNPTHTYAKAGFFDVSLTVTAADGTATATRHMFIVTQERPVPTTLEVLPPVATVTLDGTQVFTAMVRDQKGREMKDVAVAWSSSNTTVGTVADGVFTARAEGTTTITASAGGVSGTATASVVPLPPEPKTWYVDDDGTADFTSVQAAVYACNAGDTVVVRDGTYTENVVVDRRIVLRSENGAATTVVATPDSKRAPVTVTAANVTVEGLTVKGGIIEGTAGIVVDHTDGCTLRGIRATENYNGVFLNASAGTRLTGATVDANHRSGITGTASAGTVIEGCTVEMNAWEEIALSASEGPVIRACTLTTEGTYGIVLSRVDNARVVQNTLKNVKRADFGLALSSSQNVTVSGNTVSSYSNNGISIAASKSTVSGNTVSGGGEAIVLSGDHNLLRDNVVSNAYHGMRISTTNSTITNNTCVHTDSRSIMTNSGGNAFYLNDLLEKSGKPGVKHKSWESTGSANNTVRTPEEVDYIYKGTLHHGYLGNYYFDYEGVDADGDGVGDTPYDASADDHDFYPLIGPLENYEVLPPMQEIVHGPYITGTTGTGTTISWKTDVPTTGRVDYAPAAAYADGNYTLSADDDRETSLHHVALTGLEPGTTYHYRVTAGRNVTQDFTFQTFPAAGEPFTFIVYGDSQEQVPYYTQLERHRIVAERIAEEEGDAVFILHTGDMVSQAQDATEWDRFFASARTMLANTTLYTALGNHEEKYKNLVREVFALPPWYSFDCGDLHVVVLDSTSMKGSEMAGQTAWLRDDLAADEARWTVAAFHHPPYNSGGHHTGAWADAGWREAFEAKGTDVIFSGHVHSYQRHMANGTQYIIAATGGGLQYPLEEEKEPCYEAGREYVLGYERVHVDPANATVTLEFVPVADVSEDNREIVKVYQPGEVFDPVVIGGAGGPDLVPRTIRFESPAVAGDNATVMVTVANIGGSDAGAFAVNLTADGAALGREESAGLPAGETATFAFPWRPATAGAHAFEAVVEGPPGERERENNVMKKQLYVLSAGEGPAFREGVIELAPGWNVVSVPKRLAPGNDTALIFAGVASAGHSLYIFDGKAQLWRPMSAADRIEPLTGVLVYAAEATAVPLAFDADPLHAPPAKALSKGWNIVGFADTEATPAGLALVSAWGQWETCAGYDALRQAYEPAVAADAALFPGRGYWLHMNGNGTLAGTAA; translated from the coding sequence ATGAAAAGTGAAAAAAAGAGTAAATCGAGATTATTCAAAGAATCAATACCTGTATCGAGGATAAAAGCGAACATCACCCCCCTCCTTATCCTTGTTCTCCTGGGCCTCCTCCTGGTGGCGCCGGTCTCGGCCGGGAAACAAACGACCGAAGTGACGGTTGTCAAACTGGCCGCGGACGGGACGACGGTCCTTGACGAGAGGACGGTGGACTACCGCTGGATGGAGGCGAACCTCCCGATACAGGGGGACGGCGTGACGCATTATTATATGCAGGGGCCGACCTTCAACGAGAGCAACCTCTGGGACCCCGATGAGATAGATACGGAGAGTATCAAAGGCTCGGACTATCATGCCATGCGAGGCACGGACATGCAGGACCTCTGCGACCTTGTCGGCGGGATGGGGCCGGACGATATCGTCTGGATCCACCCGAGCGACAGCTTCAGCCCGGCGCACTACCCGTACAGGAACATCTATTACACGGACACCGCCCACGGCGGCAACCCGGCGCAGGGGCCACTGGTCCTGACCTGGTGGCGGCCGGACGACGGCTACGTGCCCGACTACGAGACAGGGATGCGCACCATCTTCTTCGCGACCACACAGAACGCGAAGGGGCAGTACGTCTTCGGGAACACTGATATGCGCCGTTTCATGGACGAGGAGTACTGGAGTTATTATTATGACGGCGCGGTCAAGTGGCCGTCTTCACGCTCGCAGTCCATGAAGTATGTTCAGAAGATCGTGATCAGGAGCCAGGAGCCCGCACCTCTCTTCCCGGTCACCATCACGGCCAACCAGACCTCCGGCTATCTCCCCCTGACGGTGCAGTTCACCGGGGCGACGACGGCCTCCTCGCCGACGGCCTGGCACTGGGACTTCGGCGACAATGCGACGGCGAACGTGCAGAACCCGACCCACACCTACGCGAAGGCCGGGTTCTTCGACGTGAGCCTGACCGTGACCGCCGCGGACGGCACGGCGACGGCGACGCGGCATATGTTCATCGTGACGCAGGAGCGCCCTGTGCCGACGACCCTGGAGGTCCTCCCGCCCGTGGCGACGGTGACCCTCGACGGGACGCAGGTCTTCACGGCGATGGTCCGCGACCAGAAGGGGCGTGAGATGAAGGATGTCGCGGTCGCCTGGTCGAGTTCCAACACCACTGTCGGGACGGTCGCGGACGGCGTCTTCACGGCCCGGGCAGAGGGGACGACGACCATCACCGCCTCGGCCGGCGGAGTCAGCGGGACGGCCACGGCGAGCGTGGTTCCGCTCCCGCCCGAGCCGAAGACGTGGTACGTGGACGACGACGGCACCGCAGACTTCACCTCCGTCCAGGCGGCCGTCTATGCCTGCAACGCGGGCGACACGGTCGTGGTGAGGGACGGGACGTACACCGAGAACGTGGTGGTGGACCGGAGGATCGTGCTCAGGTCGGAGAACGGAGCCGCGACGACGGTCGTTGCCACGCCCGATAGCAAGAGAGCGCCGGTGACGGTGACCGCGGCGAACGTGACGGTCGAAGGACTGACGGTGAAGGGAGGGATCATCGAGGGCACGGCAGGGATTGTGGTGGACCATACCGACGGCTGCACCCTCCGGGGCATCAGGGCGACGGAGAACTACAACGGCGTCTTCCTGAACGCCTCGGCCGGCACCCGTCTCACCGGAGCCACGGTGGACGCGAACCACAGGTCGGGGATCACGGGTACGGCGTCGGCCGGGACCGTGATCGAGGGATGCACGGTAGAGATGAATGCATGGGAGGAGATCGCTCTCTCCGCCTCAGAAGGCCCGGTGATCCGGGCCTGCACCCTCACGACAGAGGGCACCTACGGCATCGTCCTGAGCAGGGTAGACAATGCGAGAGTCGTGCAGAACACCCTGAAGAACGTGAAGAGAGCCGACTTTGGCCTCGCCCTCTCCTCGTCCCAGAACGTCACCGTCTCCGGGAACACGGTCTCGTCCTACAGCAACAATGGGATCAGTATCGCCGCCTCGAAATCGACCGTCTCCGGGAACACGGTCTCCGGCGGGGGCGAAGCCATAGTTCTTTCCGGCGACCACAACCTGCTCCGCGACAACGTGGTCTCCAACGCCTACCACGGGATGAGGATCTCCACGACGAACAGCACCATCACCAACAACACCTGCGTGCACACCGACTCCAGGAGCATAATGACGAATTCCGGCGGGAACGCCTTCTACCTCAACGACCTGCTGGAGAAGAGCGGGAAGCCCGGAGTGAAGCATAAAAGCTGGGAGAGCACCGGGTCGGCGAACAACACCGTCCGCACGCCTGAGGAGGTCGACTACATCTACAAAGGCACCCTCCACCACGGCTACCTGGGCAACTACTACTTCGACTATGAGGGCGTCGACGCGGACGGCGACGGCGTCGGCGACACGCCCTACGACGCCTCGGCCGACGACCACGACTTCTACCCGCTGATCGGGCCGCTCGAAAACTACGAGGTCCTCCCGCCGATGCAGGAGATCGTCCACGGGCCGTACATCACCGGCACCACCGGGACAGGGACGACTATCAGCTGGAAGACGGACGTGCCAACGACAGGCAGGGTGGACTATGCCCCGGCGGCGGCGTACGCGGACGGGAACTACACCCTGAGCGCCGACGACGACCGGGAGACCTCGCTACACCATGTCGCCCTCACCGGCCTCGAACCGGGGACGACCTACCACTACAGGGTGACGGCCGGGCGGAACGTGACGCAGGACTTCACCTTCCAGACCTTCCCCGCGGCGGGAGAGCCCTTCACCTTCATCGTGTACGGCGACTCGCAGGAGCAGGTCCCGTATTACACGCAGCTGGAGAGGCACAGAATCGTAGCGGAGAGGATCGCGGAGGAGGAGGGCGACGCCGTCTTCATCCTCCACACCGGCGACATGGTCAGCCAGGCACAGGACGCCACCGAGTGGGACAGATTCTTCGCCTCGGCGCGGACGATGCTTGCGAACACCACGCTGTACACGGCCCTCGGCAACCACGAGGAGAAGTACAAGAACCTCGTCCGCGAGGTCTTCGCCCTGCCGCCGTGGTACTCCTTCGACTGCGGCGACCTCCATGTGGTGGTGCTGGACTCCACGAGCATGAAGGGCAGCGAGATGGCCGGGCAGACGGCCTGGCTCAGGGACGACCTGGCGGCCGACGAAGCACGCTGGACGGTCGCGGCCTTCCACCACCCGCCGTACAACTCCGGCGGTCACCACACGGGCGCCTGGGCAGACGCGGGCTGGCGGGAGGCCTTCGAGGCGAAGGGGACGGACGTGATCTTCAGCGGCCACGTCCACTCGTACCAGCGCCACATGGCCAACGGCACGCAGTACATCATCGCGGCGACAGGCGGCGGCCTGCAGTATCCCCTGGAGGAGGAGAAGGAGCCCTGTTACGAGGCGGGCAGGGAGTATGTCCTGGGCTACGAGAGGGTGCATGTGGACCCGGCGAACGCGACGGTGACGCTGGAGTTCGTGCCTGTGGCCGACGTCTCTGAGGACAACAGAGAGATTGTAAAGGTCTACCAGCCCGGCGAGGTCTTTGACCCGGTGGTGATCGGCGGCGCCGGCGGGCCCGACCTTGTGCCCCGGACGATCAGGTTTGAAAGCCCGGCGGTGGCGGGAGATAACGCCACGGTGATGGTGACGGTCGCAAACATCGGCGGGAGCGATGCCGGGGCCTTCGCGGTGAACCTCACCGCGGACGGCGCGGCCCTCGGGAGAGAGGAGTCCGCCGGTCTTCCTGCCGGGGAGACGGCGACCTTCGCCTTCCCCTGGCGGCCGGCGACGGCCGGGGCCCACGCCTTCGAGGCGGTGGTCGAGGGCCCGCCCGGCGAGAGGGAACGTGAGAACAATGTGATGAAGAAGCAACTCTACGTCCTCTCGGCCGGCGAGGGCCCGGCCTTCAGGGAGGGTGTGATCGAACTCGCACCCGGCTGGAACGTGGTTTCCGTCCCGAAGAGACTGGCGCCGGGGAATGACACGGCCCTGATCTTCGCGGGCGTGGCGTCGGCCGGCCACTCCCTCTACATCTTCGACGGGAAGGCGCAGCTCTGGAGGCCCATGAGCGCCGCCGACCGCATCGAGCCCCTCACCGGCGTGCTCGTCTACGCGGCGGAGGCGACGGCCGTGCCCCTCGCCTTCGACGCCGACCCGCTCCATGCCCCGCCGGCGAAGGCGCTCTCGAAGGGCTGGAACATTGTCGGGTTCGCGGACACCGAGGCGACGCCCGCGGGCCTCGCCCTTGTCTCGGCCTGGGGGCAGTGGGAGACGTGCGCCGGCTACGACGCCCTGCGGCAGGCGTACGAGCCCGCGGTCGCGGCCGACGCCGCCCTCTTCCCTGGCCGGGGCTACTGGCTCCACATGAACGGCAACGGCACCCTGGCGGGGACCGCAGCCTGA